In Leisingera sp. NJS204, the following are encoded in one genomic region:
- the pta gene encoding phosphate acetyltransferase, giving the protein MPVTKTLSPLELLQAEAPAVRPVVALSEGSDPRVVAGALAAHQAGIADVILIGPKADVTAALQAEGASASEGVAVHDPAASGLTEAFAAEYHSLRKHKGVDEAKARAAAETPLVYAAMLVRLGHATGTVGGAVHTTGDVVRSAIQVIGMAPDAGMVSSFFLMYPPDGAPDGARAMLYSDCGLVIDPNPAEMVSIAAASARSASALLRVDPKLAFLSFSTKGSAKHPAVDKVTEALGLFQNAHPDLQADGELQFDAAFVPAIGERKSPGSSVAGQANVMIFPNLDAGNIGYKITQRLGGYSAIGPVLQGLAKPANDLSRGCSAEDVTQIIAVTILQAAGAPGPDI; this is encoded by the coding sequence ATGCCCGTGACCAAAACACTCTCGCCCCTCGAACTGCTGCAGGCCGAAGCCCCGGCCGTCCGTCCTGTTGTCGCGCTCAGCGAGGGCAGCGATCCCCGCGTCGTGGCGGGTGCCCTGGCCGCGCATCAGGCCGGCATCGCCGATGTGATCCTGATCGGTCCCAAAGCCGACGTCACCGCCGCCCTGCAAGCCGAAGGTGCCAGCGCAAGCGAGGGCGTCGCGGTTCATGACCCGGCCGCATCCGGGCTGACCGAAGCCTTCGCGGCTGAGTACCACAGCCTGCGCAAGCACAAGGGCGTGGATGAGGCCAAGGCCCGCGCCGCTGCCGAAACCCCGCTGGTCTATGCCGCCATGCTGGTGCGTCTGGGCCACGCCACCGGCACCGTTGGCGGTGCAGTCCACACCACCGGCGATGTGGTGCGCAGTGCCATTCAGGTGATCGGCATGGCGCCGGATGCGGGCATGGTCTCCTCTTTCTTTCTGATGTACCCGCCCGACGGCGCCCCCGATGGCGCCCGGGCGATGCTCTATTCCGACTGCGGCCTGGTGATTGATCCGAACCCGGCTGAGATGGTCTCAATCGCCGCCGCCTCGGCCCGGTCAGCCAGCGCGCTGCTGCGGGTGGATCCGAAACTGGCCTTCCTCAGCTTCTCCACCAAAGGCAGCGCCAAGCATCCGGCGGTGGACAAGGTGACCGAGGCTTTGGGGCTGTTTCAGAATGCGCATCCTGATCTGCAGGCTGATGGCGAACTGCAGTTCGACGCCGCCTTTGTGCCTGCCATAGGGGAGCGGAAATCGCCCGGCTCCAGCGTGGCGGGCCAGGCCAATGTAATGATCTTCCCCAATCTGGATGCCGGCAACATCGGCTATAAGATCACCCAGCGGCTGGGCGGTTATTCCGCCATCGGCCCGGTGCTGCAGGGGCTGGCAAAACCCGCCAACGACCTGTCGCGCGGCTGCAGCGCCGAAGACGTCACCCAGATCATCGCCGTCACCATCCTGCAGGCCGCAGGCGCCCCGGGTCCGGATATTTGA
- a CDS encoding molybdopterin oxidoreductase family protein: MTHQQPILNTSPKVSDEIRQTTCYMCACRCGINVHMKDGKVAYIEGNRDHPVNKGVLCAKGSAGIMQVNAPSRLKAPMIRTGPRGSGQYKEISWDEALAIAVGWLEPVRHEAPEQLAFFTGRDQSQSFTSFWAQSFGTPNYAAHGGFCSVNMATAGIYTMGGAFWEFGQPDWDHTKLFMLFGVAEDHDSNPIKMGLGKIKKRGARVIGVNPIRSGYNAIADEWVGITPGTDGLFILSMIHVLMKAGKIDLDYLSRYTNAPVLVNASEGPDKGLFLRDDDGKMLVIDRNTGKLTPFDQPGVRPDLSAVYEADGVTHRPVFHQMAERYLADEYTPEAVAEKCGIPAKRIRAIAGELARVAFDEAFELDVEWTDFRGEKHTKMTGRPVSMHSMRGVSAHANGFQTCRALHVLQIILGTVEVPGGFRFKPPYPKPVEAHPTPHCKATPDTPLDGPHLGFVRGPEHLALKEDGSPARIDKAFTWENPMSAHGLMHMVISNAHAGDPYKIDTLFMYMANMSWNSSMNTKGVMEMLTDKDENGDYKIPHIIYSDAYSSEMVSFADLILPDTTYLERHDCISLLDRPICEADAAADAIRWPVIEPDRDVRGFQTVLVQLANRMKLPGFTNADRTAKWKDYADYIVNHERKPGIGPLSGFRGEDGSKTGRGEVNPEQLNQYIENGGFHVAHIPEEAGYYKPWNTAYQDWAVDMGIYDSPQPYLFQLYVEPMRKFQLAAEGHGDRQPPEHLRQRVKDVMDPLPIWYETDQQGNEGFTVNALTQRPMAMYHSWGTQNAWLRQLHGRNPLYVPTKLMRENNLQDGDWAKVTSPHGSITVPVMEMAALNDNTVWTWNAIGKRKGAWALEEDAPEATKGFLLNHLIHELLPPKGDGMRWANSDPITGQAAWFDLKVKIEKAAAPADLQESQPAFPAQESPVGTGPKELKWKVGK, encoded by the coding sequence ATGACCCATCAGCAGCCAATCCTGAACACGTCGCCCAAGGTCTCGGACGAGATCCGGCAGACCACCTGTTACATGTGCGCCTGCCGCTGCGGCATCAACGTGCATATGAAAGACGGCAAGGTTGCCTATATCGAGGGCAACCGCGACCACCCGGTGAACAAGGGCGTGCTCTGCGCCAAGGGGTCGGCCGGCATTATGCAGGTCAACGCGCCGTCACGGCTGAAGGCGCCGATGATCCGCACCGGCCCGCGCGGCTCGGGCCAATACAAGGAAATCTCCTGGGACGAGGCGCTGGCAATTGCGGTGGGCTGGCTGGAGCCGGTCCGCCACGAGGCGCCCGAGCAGCTGGCGTTCTTCACTGGCCGCGACCAGTCGCAAAGCTTCACCAGCTTCTGGGCGCAAAGCTTCGGCACTCCGAACTATGCGGCGCACGGCGGTTTCTGCTCGGTCAACATGGCGACCGCGGGCATCTACACCATGGGCGGCGCGTTCTGGGAGTTCGGCCAGCCCGACTGGGACCACACCAAACTGTTCATGCTGTTCGGCGTCGCCGAGGACCACGATTCCAACCCGATCAAGATGGGTCTGGGCAAGATCAAGAAGCGCGGCGCACGGGTGATCGGCGTCAACCCGATCCGCTCAGGCTATAACGCGATTGCAGATGAATGGGTCGGTATCACGCCGGGCACCGACGGGCTGTTCATTCTGTCGATGATTCACGTGCTGATGAAGGCCGGCAAGATCGACCTCGACTATCTCAGCCGTTACACCAATGCTCCGGTGCTGGTGAATGCCTCCGAAGGGCCGGACAAGGGCCTGTTCCTGCGGGACGATGACGGCAAGATGCTGGTGATCGACCGCAACACCGGCAAGCTGACCCCGTTCGACCAGCCCGGCGTGCGCCCCGACCTGTCGGCTGTGTACGAGGCAGATGGCGTCACCCACCGTCCGGTGTTCCACCAGATGGCCGAGCGTTACCTGGCCGACGAATACACCCCCGAAGCCGTCGCGGAAAAATGCGGCATCCCGGCCAAACGCATTCGCGCCATTGCGGGCGAGCTGGCCCGCGTCGCCTTTGACGAGGCGTTTGAGCTGGACGTCGAATGGACCGATTTCCGCGGCGAAAAACATACCAAGATGACCGGCCGCCCGGTCTCGATGCACTCGATGCGCGGTGTCTCGGCCCATGCCAATGGTTTCCAGACCTGCCGCGCGCTGCATGTGCTGCAGATCATCCTTGGCACGGTTGAGGTCCCCGGCGGCTTCCGCTTCAAACCGCCCTACCCCAAACCGGTCGAGGCGCACCCGACCCCGCATTGCAAGGCAACCCCCGACACCCCGTTGGACGGTCCGCACCTGGGTTTCGTGCGCGGACCGGAACATCTGGCACTGAAGGAAGACGGCAGCCCGGCGCGGATCGACAAGGCATTCACCTGGGAAAACCCGATGTCGGCCCACGGGCTGATGCATATGGTGATCTCCAACGCGCATGCGGGCGACCCCTACAAAATCGACACGCTGTTCATGTATATGGCCAACATGTCGTGGAACTCCTCCATGAACACCAAAGGTGTGATGGAGATGCTGACCGACAAGGATGAAAACGGCGACTACAAGATCCCGCACATCATCTATTCGGATGCCTATTCTTCGGAGATGGTGAGTTTTGCCGATCTGATCCTGCCCGATACCACCTATCTGGAGCGCCACGACTGCATCTCGCTCTTGGACCGCCCGATCTGCGAGGCGGATGCCGCAGCCGATGCCATCCGCTGGCCGGTGATTGAGCCGGACCGTGATGTGCGCGGCTTCCAGACGGTGCTGGTCCAGCTCGCCAACCGGATGAAGCTGCCGGGCTTCACCAATGCAGACCGCACCGCCAAGTGGAAAGACTACGCCGACTACATCGTCAACCACGAGCGCAAGCCGGGGATTGGCCCGCTGTCCGGTTTCCGCGGTGAAGACGGCAGCAAGACCGGCCGCGGCGAAGTGAACCCGGAACAGCTGAACCAATACATCGAAAACGGCGGCTTCCATGTGGCCCACATCCCCGAAGAGGCAGGGTATTACAAACCCTGGAACACCGCCTATCAGGACTGGGCCGTGGACATGGGTATCTATGACAGCCCGCAGCCCTATCTGTTCCAGCTTTACGTCGAGCCGATGCGCAAGTTCCAGCTGGCCGCCGAAGGCCATGGCGACCGCCAGCCGCCCGAACATCTGCGCCAGCGGGTCAAGGACGTGATGGACCCGCTGCCGATCTGGTACGAGACCGACCAGCAGGGAAACGAGGGCTTCACTGTCAACGCGCTGACCCAGCGTCCGATGGCGATGTACCACTCCTGGGGCACCCAGAACGCCTGGCTGCGCCAGCTGCACGGCCGCAACCCGCTGTATGTTCCAACCAAGCTGATGCGCGAGAACAACCTGCAGGACGGTGACTGGGCCAAGGTCACCTCGCCGCATGGGTCGATCACCGTGCCGGTGATGGAAATGGCGGCGCTCAACGACAACACCGTCTGGACCTGGAACGCCATCGGCAAGCGCAAGGGCGCCTGGGCGCTGGAAGAGGACGCGCCGGAAGCCACCAAGGGTTTCCTGCTCAATCACCTGATCCATGAACTGCTGCCCCCCAAGGGCGACGGCATGCGGTGGGCAAACTCGGACCCGATCACCGGCCAGGCGGCCTGGTTCGACCTGAAAGTCAAAATCGAAAAGGCCGCCGCCCCGGCTGACCTGCAGGAAAGCCAGCCGGCCTTCCCTGCTCAGGAGTCGCCCGTTGGCACCGGCCCGAAAGAACTGAAGTGGAAAGTAGGCAAATGA
- a CDS encoding 4Fe-4S dicluster domain-containing protein — protein MTELPAKTDRKMGLVIDLDTCVGCHACVISCKGWNTENYGAPLSDQDPYGSDPSGTFLNRVHSYEVKPSPCSSQPDPAAQLIHFPKSCLHCEDAPCVTVCPTGASYKRVEDGIVLVNEDHCIGCGLCAWSCPYGARELDLAAGVMKKCTLCVDRIYNENLPEVDRVPSCVRTCPAGARHFGDLGDPGSDVSKLVAERGGMDLMPEMGTKPVNKYLPPRPKDTIEEEIDILAPLLAPVAEEPQGFLGWLDKALDKIPGQSSGRSSGGAN, from the coding sequence ATGACTGAGCTTCCCGCCAAGACCGACCGCAAAATGGGTCTGGTCATCGACCTGGACACCTGCGTTGGATGCCATGCCTGTGTGATTTCCTGCAAAGGCTGGAACACCGAAAACTACGGCGCGCCCCTGTCGGACCAGGATCCTTACGGCAGCGACCCTTCGGGCACCTTCCTGAACCGGGTGCATTCCTATGAGGTGAAGCCATCCCCCTGCAGCAGCCAGCCGGATCCGGCAGCGCAGCTGATCCATTTCCCCAAATCCTGCCTGCACTGCGAAGACGCGCCCTGCGTCACCGTCTGCCCCACCGGCGCCAGCTACAAACGGGTGGAAGACGGCATCGTGCTGGTGAACGAAGACCACTGCATCGGCTGCGGCCTGTGTGCCTGGTCCTGCCCTTACGGCGCACGCGAATTGGACCTGGCCGCAGGTGTGATGAAGAAATGCACGCTTTGCGTGGACCGGATCTATAACGAAAACCTGCCGGAGGTGGACCGCGTTCCTTCCTGTGTTCGGACCTGTCCGGCAGGCGCGCGCCATTTCGGCGACCTTGGCGATCCCGGCAGCGATGTCTCCAAACTGGTGGCGGAGCGCGGCGGCATGGATCTGATGCCGGAAATGGGCACCAAACCGGTGAACAAATACCTGCCGCCCCGGCCCAAGGACACAATCGAAGAAGAGATCGACATCCTCGCCCCGCTGCTGGCGCCAGTCGCTGAAGAACCTCAGGGTTTCCTGGGCTGGCTGGACAAAGCACTCGACAAAATTCCAGGTCAATCTTCAGGCCGATCTTCAGGGGGGGCGAACTGA
- a CDS encoding dimethyl sulfoxide reductase anchor subunit family protein — protein sequence MHPAPSVIIFTTLSGLGFGLLAFLGLGQPAVTGTVAFVFYAIAFGLACGGLMASTFHLGRPERAWRAFTQWKTSWLSREGVCAVGALLVMGLYALGAVFLDSQWTLLGWIGAALSLATVFTTSMIYTQLKTIPRWNMELTPVMFLSFSLAGGALLAGAEAVAPWLLAIAGAVQLAYWAKGDRALEASGTDIGTATGLGERGAVRAFEPPHTGSNYLLREFVHVVGRKHAQKLRMIAFVLGFALPLLLILTPVQGVVIKHLFAALAVISHIAGIAVSRWLFFAQAEHVVGLYYGKR from the coding sequence ATGCATCCCGCACCATCCGTCATCATATTCACCACACTGTCGGGGCTGGGCTTTGGCCTGCTGGCATTCCTTGGTCTCGGCCAACCCGCGGTGACCGGCACAGTGGCCTTTGTCTTTTACGCCATCGCCTTTGGCCTGGCTTGCGGCGGCCTGATGGCCTCGACCTTCCACCTTGGCCGCCCGGAGCGTGCTTGGCGTGCATTCACCCAGTGGAAAACCAGCTGGCTGTCGCGCGAGGGTGTCTGCGCCGTCGGTGCCCTGCTGGTCATGGGGCTTTACGCGCTTGGCGCGGTGTTCCTGGACAGCCAATGGACGTTGCTGGGCTGGATCGGCGCCGCTCTCAGCCTTGCCACGGTATTCACCACCTCGATGATCTACACACAGCTCAAGACCATCCCGCGCTGGAATATGGAACTGACACCGGTGATGTTCCTCTCCTTCAGCCTTGCTGGCGGCGCCTTGCTGGCGGGGGCCGAGGCCGTGGCGCCCTGGCTGCTGGCCATCGCAGGTGCTGTGCAACTGGCCTATTGGGCCAAGGGCGACCGCGCGCTGGAGGCCTCCGGCACCGACATCGGCACCGCCACCGGTCTGGGTGAGCGCGGCGCGGTCCGCGCCTTTGAACCGCCGCACACCGGCTCCAACTACCTGTTGCGCGAATTTGTGCATGTGGTGGGCCGCAAACACGCGCAGAAGCTGCGGATGATCGCATTTGTGCTGGGCTTTGCCTTGCCCCTGCTGCTGATCCTGACCCCGGTTCAGGGTGTGGTGATCAAACATCTTTTTGCAGCCCTTGCGGTCATTTCGCACATCGCTGGCATCGCCGTATCGCGCTGGCTGTTCTTTGCGCAGGCCGAACATGTGGTCGGCCTCTACTACGGCAAACGCTGA
- a CDS encoding carboxymuconolactone decarboxylase family protein, whose amino-acid sequence MTQRLDYFAAAPDLFQPMLTLEATLKDSGLEHSLIELVKLRASQINGCAYCIHMHTHDMRSKGESEDRMHLLNAWRESSLYSAREQAALAWTEALTRIEATAAPDADYDLVAQQFSPREQAALTLVVSTINAWNRIAIGFRTSHPAGQEATAA is encoded by the coding sequence ATGACCCAGCGCCTTGATTACTTCGCAGCCGCCCCCGACTTGTTTCAGCCGATGCTGACGCTTGAAGCCACGCTCAAAGACAGCGGGCTGGAACACAGCCTGATTGAATTGGTGAAGCTGCGGGCCTCGCAGATCAACGGCTGTGCTTACTGCATTCACATGCACACGCATGATATGCGCTCGAAAGGTGAGAGCGAAGACCGGATGCATCTGCTGAATGCCTGGCGGGAGTCCTCGCTTTACTCCGCACGGGAACAGGCCGCCCTGGCCTGGACCGAAGCCCTGACAAGGATTGAAGCCACTGCGGCGCCGGACGCGGATTATGATTTGGTCGCACAGCAGTTTTCCCCCCGTGAACAGGCGGCGCTGACACTGGTGGTTTCCACCATCAACGCCTGGAACCGGATTGCAATCGGCTTCCGCACCTCGCATCCTGCCGGACAGGAGGCAACTGCCGCGTGA